One segment of Parvularcula sp. IMCC14364 DNA contains the following:
- a CDS encoding ferritin-like domain-containing protein produces the protein MSERDIIKASCAVLQTGDAVLKADYARCVAAGWQRGDISCSATNVTYPPDRPSRPDRPELQSPGKMPRRRLGSVHGRQALLHAIAHIELNAIDLAFDMIARFSGDLPDQQRSDFISDWISVGDDEARHFMMIQERLVQLDSHYGALPAHDGLWEAAEATSDDILARLSVAPLVLEARGLDVTPGMIRNLTSVGDLESATLLQTIYDEEVGHVAIGAKWLKTLARQQGQDPATCFRHYVSSRFKGTLKEPFNHDARQLAGLERHFYTNIIH, from the coding sequence TTGTCTGAGCGCGATATCATCAAGGCATCTTGCGCCGTTCTGCAAACTGGCGACGCCGTTCTCAAGGCGGATTATGCGCGGTGCGTGGCAGCTGGATGGCAACGCGGCGATATTTCCTGTTCTGCAACCAATGTGACGTATCCGCCTGACAGACCTTCACGCCCGGACAGACCAGAACTGCAATCACCCGGCAAAATGCCCCGCAGACGACTGGGGTCAGTTCATGGGCGTCAGGCGCTGCTACATGCGATTGCGCATATAGAGCTGAATGCCATAGATCTCGCCTTTGATATGATTGCCCGTTTCAGTGGCGATCTGCCGGATCAGCAGCGCTCCGACTTCATTTCAGACTGGATCAGCGTTGGCGATGACGAAGCCCGCCATTTCATGATGATACAAGAACGCCTGGTGCAGCTGGACAGCCATTATGGTGCCCTGCCTGCTCATGATGGACTTTGGGAGGCCGCTGAAGCCACGTCAGATGATATTCTTGCAAGGCTATCTGTTGCACCGCTGGTTCTGGAAGCCCGGGGACTTGATGTGACGCCGGGCATGATCCGGAATCTTACCTCTGTGGGAGACCTGGAAAGCGCTACCCTGCTGCAAACCATCTATGATGAAGAGGTCGGGCATGTGGCTATTGGCGCAAAGTGGCTGAAGACACTTGCCCGACAGCAGGGGCAGGATCCGGCGACCTGCTTCAGGCATTATGTATCATCCAGGTTCAAGGGAACGCTGAAAGAACCGTTCAACCATGACGCGCGGCAACTGGCTGGTCTGGAGCGACACTTTTACACAAATATAATACACTAA
- a CDS encoding M23 family metallopeptidase, with translation MSQKSGQVMRKLGRIFRERQIYHRSDGVVRFIKLSTRTQVGLASVMLVALCWVAYSSVNFVFKEQIILAKDREKRNLEVEYRVKLSEAEEAYDDINTLNVIFSQKFDAAISQLENRHETLRAIVQNKRAMDDSMEALAATLSGVGDPSGQQIKNGNRIMADPVGREPTPRQSREARIREDALREVLSSEVSVNIENEVLADMRRKTAELSARQIVLMAGVEEEVRDKIAEIERIIEHTGVENELLFARAPKQEDNLILASFEDAQGGPDIHPDNISGQPSVYFQAANRIAASMDELSLLTAALSTVPLSTPTAEPHRKTSFFGVRWDPFNRSKRQGHYGLDMRAGWNSPVLATAPGRVSFAGVRSGFGNTVEIDHGNGYVTRYAHLNRIKVKSGNKVDLHDTIGLLGSSGRSTGPHIHYEVLYKGRQVDPMRFIEAGRYVFES, from the coding sequence ATGAGCCAGAAGTCTGGCCAGGTCATGCGTAAACTTGGCCGTATCTTTCGGGAGCGGCAGATATACCATCGCAGCGATGGTGTTGTCAGGTTTATCAAACTCTCCACACGTACACAGGTCGGTCTGGCCAGTGTCATGCTGGTTGCTCTGTGCTGGGTTGCCTATTCCTCCGTCAATTTTGTTTTCAAAGAGCAGATCATTCTCGCCAAGGACCGCGAAAAGCGTAACCTCGAGGTTGAGTATCGCGTGAAGCTCAGCGAAGCCGAAGAAGCGTATGATGATATCAATACGCTCAATGTCATTTTCTCTCAGAAATTTGACGCCGCCATTTCCCAACTTGAGAATCGCCACGAAACCCTGCGGGCCATTGTTCAGAATAAACGCGCCATGGATGACAGCATGGAGGCTCTGGCTGCGACGCTTTCTGGTGTGGGTGACCCCAGCGGGCAGCAAATCAAGAATGGCAACCGCATTATGGCGGACCCGGTTGGACGCGAACCTACGCCTCGACAATCCAGAGAAGCGCGAATCCGCGAAGATGCCTTGCGGGAAGTCCTTTCCAGCGAAGTCTCGGTCAATATTGAAAATGAAGTGCTTGCCGACATGCGTCGCAAGACCGCTGAACTAAGTGCACGCCAGATCGTGCTGATGGCTGGCGTGGAAGAAGAAGTACGCGACAAGATCGCGGAAATCGAACGGATTATTGAACACACGGGTGTCGAGAATGAGTTGCTCTTTGCCCGCGCCCCCAAGCAGGAAGACAATCTGATCCTCGCCAGCTTTGAAGATGCGCAAGGTGGCCCTGATATTCACCCGGATAACATTTCCGGCCAACCTTCCGTTTATTTTCAAGCCGCGAACAGAATTGCGGCCAGCATGGATGAGTTGTCCCTGCTGACAGCAGCCTTATCAACTGTGCCGCTTTCTACGCCGACCGCAGAACCGCACAGAAAAACAAGTTTCTTTGGCGTACGCTGGGACCCGTTTAATCGCTCAAAACGTCAGGGACATTATGGCCTTGATATGCGTGCCGGATGGAATTCCCCCGTGCTGGCGACAGCGCCAGGTCGCGTCAGTTTTGCCGGTGTCCGTAGTGGCTTTGGCAACACGGTCGAAATCGACCACGGCAATGGATATGTAACCCGCTATGCTCATCTCAATCGGATCAAGGTGAAATCGGGGAACAAGGTAGACCTTCATGATACGATAGGACTCCTGGGCAGCAGTGGACGCAGCACAGGACCTCACATCCATTATGAGGTGCTCTACAAGGGGCGACAAGTTGATCCGATGCGTTTCATAGAGGCAGGCAGATATGTTTTCGAAAGCTAA
- a CDS encoding polymer-forming cytoskeletal protein: MFSKAKKNQDVTSELVEIGDTPDRTPARPPASKAQQKSSSRMSGNNRRAVPRATGVPSLISGDVIIKGVVEAEGEVQFDGILEGDIRAKGLVIGEGAAVKGEVVADKVKVSGTIEGAIRAGHVELSSSAHVKGDILHSALSIENGARFDGNCRHSDDPMSDSSAARAKATPKPAVTKPVAAMAAVEAAPAQETEPMPAELENSLSEAASQKPALVDVNASAAVETDQRQEAEEAQATVAKKVQPSQGSSFLSRGGKSDLR, translated from the coding sequence ATGTTTTCGAAAGCTAAGAAAAATCAGGACGTGACATCAGAGCTGGTAGAGATTGGCGACACGCCAGATCGCACACCGGCAAGACCGCCGGCCAGTAAGGCGCAGCAGAAGTCTTCTTCCCGGATGAGCGGCAATAACAGACGGGCCGTTCCCCGGGCAACGGGTGTGCCATCTCTCATCAGCGGAGATGTCATTATCAAGGGCGTTGTTGAAGCTGAAGGCGAAGTACAATTCGACGGTATCCTTGAAGGGGATATCCGAGCGAAAGGTCTTGTGATTGGTGAAGGCGCGGCCGTGAAAGGCGAAGTAGTCGCTGACAAGGTCAAGGTTTCCGGCACAATCGAAGGCGCAATCCGCGCCGGGCATGTCGAGTTGTCTTCTTCAGCACATGTCAAAGGCGATATTCTTCATTCGGCGCTGTCTATTGAAAATGGTGCCCGCTTCGACGGTAACTGCCGCCATTCTGATGACCCGATGTCAGACAGTTCAGCGGCGCGCGCAAAAGCAACACCCAAGCCTGCCGTGACCAAGCCAGTTGCGGCCATGGCCGCAGTGGAAGCTGCGCCAGCCCAGGAAACTGAACCAATGCCAGCCGAGCTTGAGAATTCTCTCAGCGAAGCTGCATCGCAAAAGCCTGCTCTGGTAGATGTAAATGCTTCAGCCGCAGTTGAAACCGATCAGCGCCAGGAGGCAGAGGAAGCACAGGCCACTGTCGCCAAAAAAGTGCAACCATCGCAGGGCTCATCATTT